Within the Pseudomonas chlororaphis subsp. aurantiaca genome, the region TATCCACAACGTGCAGCGGCATGCCGTCGATGTGGATATGTTCACGCAGCACATCCCGGGTAGTGCCGGCGATCTCGGTGACGATGGCCGCTTCGCGTCCGGCCAGGGCATTGAGCAGGCTGGACTTGCCGGCATTCGGCCGACCAGCGATGACCACGGTCATACCGTCACGCAACAAGGCGCCCTGCCCGGCTTCGCGGACCACGGTGGATAACTCGTCGCGCACGGTGTCGAGCATCTGCAGCACATGGCCATCGGCCAGGAAGTCGATTTCTTCCTCGGGAAAATCGATAGCCGCCTCGACGTAGATGCGCAGCGCAATCAATTGCTCGGTCAGGTTATGCACACGCTTGGAGAATGCCCCCTGCAAAGAGCGCAAGGCATTACGCGCGGCCTGTGCGGAACTGGCCTCGATCAGGTCGGCGATGGCTTCAGCCTGGGCCAGGTCGAGCTTGTCGTTGAGGAAGGCGCGTTCGCTGAATTCCCCCGGCCGGGCCAGGCGACATCCCAGCTGCAGGCAGCGCTGCAGCAACATATCCAGGACGATCGGGCCGCCGTGGCCCTGAAGTTCCAGCACGTCTTCGCCGGTAAAGGAGTTCGGCCCCGGGAAATACAGGGCGATCCCCTCGTCCAGGACCTCGTCCCGATCGCTGAAAAACGGCCCGTAATGGGCGTAACGCGGTTTCAGCTCGCGGCCGCTGATGGCCTTGGCGGCAACGCTGGCCAGCGGTCCGGAAATACGCACGATGCCCACACCACCACGCCCCTGGGCGGTGGCGACGGCTGCGATGGTTTCACGAGGGACATTCATAACCCGCTCCAGGCATAAAGAGGCAGACAAAAGTGACAGATAGCAAAACGCCCCACTAGGGGGCGTTTTGAGTGGTTATCCACAGAGTAGGTCAGGCCGCTGCTTTCTTGGTAGCGGCTTCGATCTTACGTGTGATGTACCACTGTTGTGCGATCGACAGGCAGTTGTTCACAACCCAGTACAGCACCAGACCGGCCGGGAACCACAGGAAGAAGAAGGTGAAGATGATTGGCATCATTTTCATCACCTTGGCCTGCATCGGATCCGGAGGAGTCGGGTTCAGCTGCTGCTGGATGAACATGGTGGCGCCCATGATGATCGGCAGGATGAAGAACGGATCCTTGATCGACAGGTCGGTAATCCACAGCATGAATGGCGCCTGGCGCATTTCCACGCTTTCCAGGAGTACCCAGTACAAGGACAGGAACACCGGCATCTGCACGAGGATTGGCAAGCAACCACCCAGCGGATTGATCTTCTCTTTCTTGTACAGCTCCATCATGGCTTGCGACATTTTCTGCCGGTCGTCGCCATGTTGCTCTTTCAGAGCCGCCAGTTTCGGCGCCACTGCACGCATGCGCGCCATGGATTTGTAGCTGGCTGCCGACAGTGGGAAGAAGATCCCCTTGATCAACATGGTCAGGAAGATGATCGACCAGCCCCAGTTACCCACAATGCTGTGGATATGTTGCAGCAGCCAGAAGATTGGCTGGGCAATGAACCACAGAATGCCGTAGTCGACAG harbors:
- the mnmE gene encoding tRNA uridine-5-carboxymethylaminomethyl(34) synthesis GTPase MnmE; translated protein: MNVPRETIAAVATAQGRGGVGIVRISGPLASVAAKAISGRELKPRYAHYGPFFSDRDEVLDEGIALYFPGPNSFTGEDVLELQGHGGPIVLDMLLQRCLQLGCRLARPGEFSERAFLNDKLDLAQAEAIADLIEASSAQAARNALRSLQGAFSKRVHNLTEQLIALRIYVEAAIDFPEEEIDFLADGHVLQMLDTVRDELSTVVREAGQGALLRDGMTVVIAGRPNAGKSSLLNALAGREAAIVTEIAGTTRDVLREHIHIDGMPLHVVDTAGLRDTEDQVEKIGVERALKAIGEADRVLLVVDATAPEALDPFALWPEFLEQRPDPAKVTLIRNKADLTNEAIALEVSDDGHVTISLSAKAGGKGLELLREHLKACMGYEQTSESSFSARRRHLEALHHASEALEHGRSQLTLAGAGELLAEDLRQAQQSLGKITGAFSSDDLLGRIFSSFCIGK